The following coding sequences lie in one Verrucomicrobiia bacterium genomic window:
- a CDS encoding DUF502 domain-containing protein, producing MNETWKNLRNSFFAGLLVVVPVAASMLILLGIFTWVTDFMLPDALRQQMLTPLYRIIALVLFVAFTIGVGWVTRLVIGKRMVSATESLITHVPLLNKTYGFMKEISQTLLSGKKTMFQRVVLVEFPRPGTYTIGFVTSEIGGEVREKTHETLVNVFVPATPNPTSGILLFVPHGELIDLEMSVAEGMKMVISCGSVMPPYAAKTQQPAAPLLR from the coding sequence ATGAACGAGACGTGGAAAAATCTGCGGAATTCCTTCTTTGCGGGCCTGCTGGTCGTCGTGCCGGTGGCCGCGTCGATGCTCATCCTGCTCGGGATCTTCACGTGGGTGACCGATTTCATGCTGCCCGATGCTCTGCGCCAACAGATGTTGACGCCGTTGTATCGGATCATTGCGTTGGTTCTGTTCGTGGCGTTCACAATTGGGGTGGGGTGGGTTACTCGTCTGGTAATCGGCAAGCGGATGGTCTCGGCCACGGAATCGCTCATCACGCATGTGCCCTTGCTGAACAAGACGTATGGTTTCATGAAGGAAATCAGCCAAACGCTGCTTTCGGGAAAAAAGACGATGTTCCAGCGTGTGGTGCTGGTGGAATTTCCACGGCCGGGCACGTACACGATCGGTTTCGTGACCAGCGAGATCGGCGGCGAGGTCCGGGAGAAGACGCACGAAACACTGGTCAACGTGTTTGTGCCGGCGACGCCGAATCCAACCAGTGGTATTCTGCTATTCGTCCCGCACGGGGAACTGATCGACCTGGAGATGAGCGTGGCCGAGGGCATGAAAATGGTGATTTCGTGCGGTTCGGTCATGCCGCCGTACGCGGCGAAGACGCAGCAGCCCGCCGCGCCTCTATTGCGGTAG
- the recO gene encoding DNA repair protein RecO, with the protein MDTERAEGIVLRRQPVTESSLIVTWYTREFGKLKTLAKGARRPKGPFQGKIDLFYCDEIVFLPSRRSDLHLLHDCFLEEPHARLRESVDSLAAASYVCELVEMATEREDPNVRIHSLLTAILDALERRKHNAVLLIWFEIQLLAAAGWTPKWEAATSVNKVLRSLASASLKGVERVRLSTEQIVASQRVVWELLDAELGRRPRTRQFLVEK; encoded by the coding sequence ATGGACACCGAGCGCGCCGAAGGGATCGTTTTGCGTCGTCAGCCGGTCACGGAATCCAGCCTCATCGTCACCTGGTACACACGCGAATTCGGCAAACTGAAGACGCTGGCGAAAGGCGCCCGCCGACCGAAAGGCCCGTTCCAGGGAAAAATCGACCTGTTCTACTGCGATGAGATTGTTTTTTTGCCGAGCCGGCGAAGTGATCTGCACCTCTTGCACGATTGCTTCCTTGAGGAGCCGCACGCGCGTTTGCGGGAGTCGGTTGACTCATTGGCCGCAGCGTCCTACGTCTGTGAATTGGTCGAGATGGCCACGGAGCGCGAGGATCCAAACGTCAGGATTCACTCCCTATTGACGGCGATCTTGGATGCACTGGAACGGCGAAAACATAATGCGGTCTTGTTGATCTGGTTCGAGATCCAACTTTTGGCAGCTGCGGGTTGGACCCCGAAATGGGAGGCGGCAACAAGCGTGAACAAGGTTCTTCGGTCACTGGCAAGTGCGTCGTTGAAGGGCGTCGAGCGCGTCCGTTTGAGTACCGAGCAAATCGTTGCGAGCCAGCGGGTTGTGTGGGAACTCTTGGATGCAGAACTTGGGCGCAGACCGCGAACGAGACAATTTCTCGTGGAAAAATGA
- a CDS encoding alpha-amylase family glycosyl hydrolase, producing the protein MRGFYFALVFSLAAAAHAAFSSPEDWRDENIYFIFLDRFYDGDPSNNNVESAHGAPYSPSDAHAIHGGDLKGVQQKLDYIKSLGATAIWITPIPYNVGGSAFHGYGAQDFYTLAPHWGTMTDLSNMVSAAHSRGIKVILDIVCNHSGDLIDSGDSGYPNFLAPPSGYNMRYKNIANQHAPPFNITNATPSAFTSIFHNNGAIQNFGNTQQVVLGELSSLDDFATETTYVRTNMMNIYTNWVGIADLDGFRIDTVKHVDYGFWQYWCPQLHQYATSIGKSNFFMFGEIFDSSEALVGSYTGTMGGGPYKLDSSLDYPLYDTVNSVFATASGNTKQIENHYNAIAANYDTNAWYRLVTFLDNHDNPRFLSPGEANDNTNRLGVALEFLYTSRGIPCLYYGTEQAFDGTTDPNNREDMFAGQFEQGPSLGDNFNETHPLFQLVAKLNNFRRLYQSLRRGVHNNRWNTPGGPGLFAYSRVFSNEEVFVVFNTASSTQTLSNRSTIYPSGTVLVNLLDTNETIMVSALTNTTPQISVPSMTAKIFIAQSLVQPLDPVVISQSPAHAATCISTSASIALQFSKPMDTDSVEAAFSVTPATTGTFTWNTVHDTMTFTPSTAWPVFTTNLAHLATNAVDSVDGNSLYAPFDTYFVTFTTNTITTSSSPAGGGTTSGGGTVNCGSNITVCATPNSCYTFVNWTQNGSLVSTTACYTFFVTSNETLVANFVNALEALATDNAGDPVYGSGWSDGSNGGIGLNPWALTKTSTNANRNGFFLDLSTDNAPHVPPGVDTSGKSWGIYANGSNTAAAYRSFTAGPVQPGGQLLIDMDNGLNDVDGSAVGFTLRNGDATNTPTDYTTGARLQFYLAGGSSDYTVVDATGTYDSGVPLTYTGMHLIFSLGTNDDYTLAVVTGGSSSTNTISGTQGGAPNSTLDSIALFNDDAGAGASHNVFFNSLSVANFTPITYTINTSSSPPGGGSTGGGGVVNCGSNVTVCAVTNACYQFVNWTEGSNVASSSLCYDFMVSGDRDLVANFSQINYTITTSSSPPEGGTTDGGGSKVCGSSVTVNATPNPGYNFVNWTEDGSPVSSSSNYTFTASGNRDLVGNFIITQAPPVASFTANPTLGAAPLLVNFTDTSTGTITNHFWSFGDGNTSTATSPSHSYSTAAVYSVALTVSGPGGSGATNRLNLITVTNTVNTPPTVSIIRPANGMLYPTLTNLTITIVATAMANDGGAISKLEFFADDVKFGETTSNPGTNLLVHPTLGTHTLTVVATDTLLATNRSNPSTITIGAKNSPLGDWEVTISGADKGAQFLTFEDDFSASGYGIRFKTFGLDDVSGHWGLNSKGQLTGPFVEQTGGTTNWTGTLLGMAASLKNVNGAVPTTASGTLHWKGVPATTFPDLSGTWTGTVTVAKTAMAVGYAITSNANDSAVFDIATTGEPGTVVGQMLVTSRNKVYAYVTFDGHQLRLSGVFSAVRRSLTLRGTDETAEKIAVKLFKQ; encoded by the coding sequence CACTGGGGCACGATGACCGATCTGTCGAACATGGTCAGCGCGGCGCACTCCCGCGGGATCAAGGTCATTCTGGACATCGTCTGCAACCATAGCGGCGATCTCATTGACAGCGGCGACTCCGGTTATCCGAATTTCCTGGCGCCGCCGTCGGGCTATAACATGCGCTACAAGAACATCGCCAATCAACACGCGCCGCCATTCAACATCACCAACGCCACGCCGTCGGCCTTCACGTCCATCTTCCACAACAACGGCGCGATACAGAATTTCGGCAACACCCAGCAGGTCGTGCTCGGGGAATTGTCCAGTCTGGACGACTTTGCCACGGAGACGACCTACGTCCGCACCAACATGATGAACATCTACACCAACTGGGTCGGCATCGCCGACCTCGACGGCTTTCGCATCGATACGGTGAAGCACGTGGACTATGGTTTCTGGCAGTATTGGTGCCCGCAGCTCCATCAGTACGCCACGTCCATCGGTAAATCGAACTTCTTCATGTTCGGGGAGATCTTTGACAGCAGCGAGGCGTTGGTGGGCTCGTACACCGGCACAATGGGCGGCGGCCCATACAAGCTGGATTCTTCATTGGACTACCCGCTCTATGACACTGTCAACTCTGTCTTCGCCACCGCCTCGGGTAACACGAAGCAGATCGAAAATCACTACAACGCGATTGCCGCCAACTACGACACGAATGCCTGGTATCGACTCGTCACGTTCTTGGACAACCACGACAACCCGCGCTTCCTGAGTCCAGGCGAGGCCAATGACAACACCAACCGCCTCGGCGTCGCGCTGGAATTCCTGTACACGTCGCGAGGCATCCCGTGCCTCTACTACGGAACGGAGCAGGCGTTCGACGGCACCACCGATCCGAACAACCGGGAGGACATGTTTGCCGGCCAGTTCGAACAAGGCCCGTCACTCGGCGACAACTTCAACGAGACACACCCTCTCTTCCAACTCGTGGCCAAACTCAATAACTTCCGCCGTCTCTATCAATCGCTTCGTCGTGGCGTGCACAATAATCGTTGGAACACACCTGGTGGCCCGGGCTTGTTTGCCTACTCCCGCGTCTTCAGTAACGAAGAGGTTTTCGTCGTCTTCAACACCGCCAGTTCCACCCAGACGCTGAGCAATCGTTCGACCATCTATCCGTCCGGTACCGTGCTCGTCAACCTGCTCGACACGAACGAAACGATCATGGTCTCGGCCCTTACCAACACGACGCCACAGATTTCGGTGCCGAGCATGACCGCCAAGATCTTCATTGCCCAATCGCTGGTGCAACCGCTCGATCCCGTCGTCATCAGCCAAAGCCCGGCGCACGCGGCGACCTGCATCTCAACTTCCGCGTCAATTGCGCTGCAATTCAGCAAACCGATGGACACCGACTCGGTTGAGGCTGCGTTCTCCGTAACGCCCGCGACAACGGGCACTTTCACGTGGAACACGGTTCACGATACGATGACGTTTACTCCGAGCACTGCCTGGCCTGTGTTCACCACGAATCTGGCTCACCTGGCAACGAATGCGGTGGACTCGGTTGATGGCAATTCGCTCTACGCGCCGTTCGACACCTACTTTGTGACGTTCACCACCAATACGATTACCACCAGTTCATCGCCCGCCGGAGGAGGCACAACCAGTGGCGGCGGCACGGTGAACTGCGGGTCGAATATCACCGTCTGCGCGACACCGAATTCGTGCTACACCTTCGTGAACTGGACACAGAATGGCAGCCTGGTCAGTACCACAGCCTGCTATACCTTTTTTGTAACCAGCAACGAAACCCTGGTGGCGAATTTTGTGAACGCGTTGGAAGCGCTGGCGACTGACAATGCCGGCGACCCGGTGTACGGCTCAGGCTGGTCGGACGGCAGCAACGGCGGGATCGGTTTGAACCCGTGGGCGTTGACGAAGACAAGCACCAACGCCAATAGAAACGGTTTCTTTCTCGACTTGTCCACTGACAACGCGCCCCATGTGCCGCCTGGAGTCGACACCAGTGGCAAGTCGTGGGGCATCTACGCGAACGGTAGCAACACCGCCGCTGCATATCGCTCATTTACCGCCGGCCCGGTGCAGCCTGGCGGGCAACTTCTGATCGACATGGACAATGGCCTCAACGACGTGGACGGCTCGGCGGTGGGGTTCACCCTGCGCAACGGCGACGCCACGAACACCCCTACGGACTACACCACAGGCGCCCGCCTCCAGTTCTACCTGGCCGGTGGTAGCAGCGATTATACGGTTGTTGACGCTACGGGCACGTATGACAGCGGAGTGCCGCTGACCTACACAGGGATGCACTTGATTTTTTCGCTCGGCACGAATGATGATTATACGCTGGCGGTTGTTACCGGCGGAAGTAGCTCGACCAATACCATCAGCGGCACACAGGGAGGCGCGCCGAACAGCACGCTGGACAGCATCGCCCTGTTTAACGACGACGCCGGCGCCGGCGCTTCGCACAACGTCTTCTTCAACTCGCTATCCGTGGCCAATTTCACGCCCATCACCTACACGATCAACACCAGCTCCTCGCCGCCCGGTGGCGGTTCAACCGGCGGCGGGGGAGTCGTAAACTGCGGCTCGAACGTGACCGTATGCGCTGTGACGAACGCGTGTTATCAGTTTGTGAACTGGACCGAAGGCAGCAATGTCGCAAGCAGTTCCCTTTGCTACGACTTTATGGTATCCGGCGACCGCGATTTGGTGGCGAACTTCAGCCAAATCAATTACACGATCACCACGAGTTCCTCACCGCCGGAAGGAGGAACGACGGACGGCGGCGGATCCAAGGTATGCGGTTCCAGCGTAACGGTGAACGCAACACCGAATCCCGGATACAATTTCGTGAATTGGACGGAAGACGGCAGTCCGGTAAGCAGTTCCTCGAACTACACATTCACTGCGTCTGGCAACCGGGACCTGGTGGGGAATTTTATCATCACCCAGGCACCACCGGTGGCCAGCTTCACGGCCAACCCGACCCTTGGGGCCGCGCCGTTGCTGGTGAACTTCACGGATACTTCAACCGGCACCATCACGAACCACTTCTGGAGCTTCGGCGACGGCAACACGAGCACAGCCACTAGTCCGAGCCATTCGTACTCTACAGCCGCCGTCTATTCGGTGGCGCTGACGGTCTCCGGCCCTGGTGGGTCAGGCGCGACCAACCGGCTGAACCTGATCACCGTCACGAATACGGTTAACACACCGCCGACGGTAAGCATCATTCGGCCGGCCAACGGCATGCTCTACCCGACGCTGACCAACCTGACGATTACGATTGTTGCCACCGCCATGGCCAATGACGGGGGGGCCATCAGCAAGCTTGAGTTCTTTGCGGACGACGTGAAATTCGGGGAGACAACGTCCAACCCCGGGACAAACTTGCTGGTCCATCCCACACTCGGTACTCACACGCTCACAGTTGTCGCCACCGACACGCTCCTGGCGACCAACCGATCGAACCCATCCACCATCACCATCGGCGCCAAGAACTCGCCTTTGGGTGATTGGGAAGTCACGATCAGCGGCGCTGACAAAGGTGCGCAGTTCCTCACGTTCGAGGACGACTTCAGTGCCAGTGGCTATGGGATTCGGTTCAAGACGTTTGGACTGGACGACGTGTCAGGTCACTGGGGGCTCAACTCGAAAGGACAGCTAACGGGACCGTTTGTGGAGCAAACCGGCGGCACGACGAACTGGACCGGCACATTGTTGGGGATGGCGGCGAGTCTCAAGAACGTCAACGGGGCAGTGCCGACCACTGCCTCGGGTACTTTACACTGGAAGGGCGTACCGGCCACGACGTTCCCGGATCTCAGCGGCACGTGGACGGGAACGGTGACAGTCGCCAAGACCGCGATGGCGGTCGGTTATGCGATCACCAGCAATGCGAACGATTCGGCTGTGTTCGATATTGCGACGACCGGGGAACCGGGCACGGTGGTGGGACAGATGCTGGTGACGTCCCGGAACAAGGTATATGCGTACGTCACGTTCGACGGCCACCAGCTCCGATTGTCGGGCGTCTTCAGTGCGGTGCGCCGCTCGCTGACGTTGCGGGGCACGGATGAAACCGCCGAGAAGATTGCCGTGAAGCTCTTCAAACAGTGA